One region of Acidobacteriota bacterium genomic DNA includes:
- a CDS encoding VOC family protein, whose product MPDRPPHRGLRHLALHVRAFDAMKRFYTQVLGFAVEWEPDADNVYLTSGADNLALHRGPSGGDAPERAAGGALDHLGLLVRSPSDVDAWADYLAGRGIALDAPPRTHRDGARSLYVSDPDGNRVQIIHHPPISGE is encoded by the coding sequence ATGCCGGACCGACCGCCGCACCGCGGGCTACGACACCTGGCGCTGCACGTTCGCGCCTTCGACGCGATGAAGCGCTTCTATACGCAGGTTCTCGGCTTTGCCGTGGAATGGGAGCCGGACGCCGACAACGTCTACCTGACGTCCGGCGCCGACAACCTGGCGCTCCATCGGGGGCCGTCCGGCGGCGACGCGCCCGAGCGCGCGGCCGGCGGCGCTCTCGATCACCTCGGTCTCCTGGTGCGCAGCCCGTCCGACGTCGACGCCTGGGCGGACTATCTGGCCGGTCGGGGCATCGCGCTCGACGCTCCCCCGCGGACCCATCGCGACGGCGCACGGTCGCTGTACGTCTCCGATCCGGACGGGAACCGGGTGCAGATCATTCACCACCCGCCGATAAGCGGCGAATAG
- a CDS encoding aminopeptidase P family protein: MAFDLSAIQRALREDGLDGWLLYDFHGSNPIARRVTGLGGSGKLTTRRWYYLVPASGEPRALVHGIERHSLAHLPGSRRIYAGRNELEAGLDSLVQGMRRIAMEYSPNCAIPYVSRVDAGTVERIRSLGADVVSSGDLVQRFEAVWDDGALASHRTASRHLHSIKDRTFELIADRVGGGSLTEYAVQQVMTEWFADAGLLTDCPPVVAAQESSGNPHYLPTAEAHRPIGRGQVVLLDLWGKIDKPGAVYADITWVGFTGSQVPPRAAAIFGAAREARDAAVSLVAERVHAGRPISGWEVDRAARDVIDAAGYGDRFMHRTGHSLGEEVHGNGVHMDDYETHDERRLIAGTGFTIEPGVYLDDFGVRTEINVYVDAADAAVTGPRQAEIVPLA, from the coding sequence ATGGCATTCGATCTGTCGGCGATTCAGCGGGCGCTCCGCGAGGACGGACTCGACGGCTGGCTCCTCTACGACTTTCACGGATCCAACCCCATCGCGCGCCGGGTAACAGGCCTTGGCGGTAGCGGCAAACTGACGACGCGACGCTGGTACTACCTCGTCCCCGCGTCCGGCGAGCCGCGCGCCCTCGTGCACGGCATCGAGCGGCACAGTCTGGCGCATCTTCCCGGAAGCCGGCGGATCTACGCGGGACGCAACGAGCTGGAAGCGGGTCTGGACTCCCTCGTGCAGGGCATGCGCCGCATCGCGATGGAGTACTCGCCGAACTGCGCGATTCCCTACGTCTCGCGAGTGGACGCCGGGACCGTCGAACGCATCCGTTCGCTGGGCGCCGACGTAGTGTCCTCCGGCGACCTCGTACAACGCTTCGAAGCCGTCTGGGACGACGGGGCGCTCGCGAGCCACCGCACCGCATCCCGGCATCTGCACAGCATCAAGGACCGCACGTTCGAGCTGATCGCCGACCGCGTCGGCGGGGGTTCGTTGACCGAGTACGCGGTCCAGCAGGTGATGACCGAGTGGTTCGCGGACGCGGGGCTGCTCACCGACTGCCCGCCGGTGGTGGCCGCTCAGGAGAGCAGCGGAAACCCCCACTATCTGCCCACCGCGGAGGCACATCGTCCCATCGGACGCGGGCAGGTGGTCCTGCTCGACCTGTGGGGCAAGATCGACAAGCCGGGCGCCGTGTACGCCGACATCACGTGGGTCGGCTTCACCGGCTCCCAGGTGCCGCCCAGGGCCGCCGCCATCTTCGGTGCAGCACGCGAGGCCCGCGACGCCGCCGTCTCGCTCGTCGCCGAGCGGGTGCACGCCGGGCGACCGATCAGCGGCTGGGAGGTGGACCGCGCCGCGCGGGACGTGATCGACGCCGCGGGCTACGGCGACCGCTTCATGCACCGCACCGGCCACAGCCTCGGCGAGGAGGTCCACGGCAACGGCGTGCACATGGACGACTACGAGACGCACGATGAGCGGCGGCTCATCGCCGGCACCGGGTTCACGATCGAACCCGGCGTCTACCTGGACGACTTCGGCGTTCGGACCGAGATAAACGTGTACGTGGACGCCGCCGACGCCGCCGTGACCGGTCCGCGGCAGGCGGAAATCGTCCCGCTGGCATAG
- a CDS encoding PDZ domain-containing protein encodes MRGMRVLAPLEEMMSRSRTTFVSTLLIAVTAMAVGMVIASRFNLAPPSAAQSVRAPIPNTSPISGNLTATTFREIADAQTAMVVTIWTQQPRQQGNMNEFFGGDEFFRRFFGQPPEREAPPEDNDTTRPAATGTGFVIDRAGLILTNNHVVENATSIEIHFFGDDDDERYEARVLGRDRLTDSALLELVERPDRELPVATFGDSGQMAPGDWVMAIGAPFGLSHTVTVGVISALARPLPSAPGRSNEMLQTDAAINPGNSGGPLLNIRGEVVGMNTAIMSDRRSNAGVGFAVPINTVRDLLDELRGGKVTRGVIGIQIRDVPRDEYAVLGLDEPRGVIVSLVNPDGPADQGGMQPADVVVAYGGEPVEDTRDLQSRVVATRPGTTVPIDVVRNGEPLTLDVTIGELDLEAESRNVMAAAEETSEGFGITLQDLTPPMARRLRVPADTVGAVVVDVQRGSTSEAGGLQPGDVILSVNRVDVESASEASAELGEIESGRTAFLLVQRRDTRVFLQVEKE; translated from the coding sequence ATGCGAGGGATGCGGGTGCTCGCCCCGCTGGAGGAAATGATGTCGCGATCGAGGACCACATTCGTTTCCACGCTGTTGATTGCCGTGACCGCCATGGCGGTCGGGATGGTGATTGCGTCGCGCTTCAACCTGGCTCCGCCATCGGCGGCGCAGTCCGTTCGGGCGCCCATTCCGAACACCTCGCCGATCTCCGGCAATCTGACCGCAACGACGTTCCGCGAGATCGCCGACGCGCAGACGGCGATGGTCGTGACCATCTGGACCCAGCAGCCGCGGCAGCAGGGGAACATGAACGAGTTCTTCGGCGGCGACGAGTTCTTCCGCCGGTTCTTCGGACAACCGCCGGAACGCGAGGCGCCGCCCGAGGACAACGACACCACCCGGCCGGCGGCGACCGGAACGGGATTCGTGATCGACCGCGCCGGCCTGATCCTGACGAACAACCACGTCGTCGAGAACGCCACGAGCATCGAGATCCACTTCTTCGGCGACGACGACGACGAGCGCTACGAGGCGCGGGTGCTGGGCCGCGATCGCCTGACCGACAGCGCGCTGCTCGAGCTGGTCGAGCGACCCGACCGGGAGCTGCCCGTGGCGACGTTCGGCGATTCGGGTCAGATGGCGCCGGGCGACTGGGTGATGGCGATCGGGGCCCCCTTCGGCCTCAGCCATACGGTCACCGTCGGGGTCATCTCGGCGCTCGCCCGGCCGCTGCCCTCGGCCCCCGGCCGCAGCAACGAGATGCTGCAGACCGATGCCGCAATCAACCCGGGCAACTCCGGTGGACCGCTCCTGAACATCCGCGGCGAGGTGGTCGGAATGAACACGGCGATCATGAGCGACCGCCGGTCCAACGCGGGTGTCGGTTTCGCCGTGCCCATCAACACCGTGCGCGATCTGCTCGACGAGCTCCGCGGCGGCAAGGTGACGCGCGGCGTGATCGGCATTCAGATTCGCGATGTCCCGAGGGACGAGTACGCCGTGCTCGGACTCGACGAACCCCGCGGCGTCATCGTCTCGCTGGTCAACCCGGACGGGCCCGCGGACCAAGGCGGCATGCAGCCCGCAGACGTGGTGGTGGCCTACGGCGGGGAGCCCGTGGAGGACACCCGGGACCTCCAGAGCCGGGTCGTCGCCACCCGGCCCGGAACGACCGTGCCGATCGACGTCGTTCGCAACGGTGAACCGCTGACTCTCGACGTCACCATCGGCGAGCTCGACCTCGAGGCGGAGAGCCGCAACGTGATGGCCGCGGCCGAAGAGACCAGCGAGGGCTTCGGCATCACGCTTCAGGACCTGACGCCGCCGATGGCCCGCCGCCTGCGCGTGCCGGCGGACACGGTCGGCGCGGTGGTCGTCGACGTCCAGCGCGGCAGCACGTCGGAAGCAGGCGGCCTGCAGCCCGGGGACGTCATCCTCAGCGTCAACCGCGTCGACGTCGAGTCGGCCAGCGAGGCGAGCGCCGAGCTGGGCGAGATCGAGTCGGGACGGACCGCGTTCCTCCTGGTGCAGCGCCGCGACACACGCGTCTTTCTGCAGGTGGAGAAGGAGTAG
- a CDS encoding SAM-dependent methyltransferase: MHEMTLREVIRERIRTEGPLPFAAFAELALYHPELGYYARVDRRSGRAGDFFTSVDLGPAFGSLLASQLAEMWRILRSGSGDPRFDLVEAAAGNGRLARDVLDAAAADDPAFYRAIRLHLVEPSRAARDAQAATLGPHADKVASSGSRIPPAIRGAVFANELLDALPPHVLEMTAGGLREAYVDLDHATGDFAERLGPLSEASLQHVRDRNIRLESGWRAEVVPAAADWVRRAVDALTRGFLLLVDYGHEARELYSATHAAGTLTTYRRQRSAAAGDGAAPPWLVDPGECDITAHVDLTLVRDAAEDAGARTLGVLDQTYFLLGLGAVERMNHASRESPDGGVAALRRRLALKSLLVPGGLGSTHKVMLFGKHVGTPSLAGCSYRVRAT, translated from the coding sequence ATGCACGAGATGACGCTGCGGGAGGTGATCCGGGAGCGGATCCGGACGGAGGGTCCGCTGCCGTTCGCCGCCTTCGCCGAGTTGGCCCTCTACCATCCCGAGCTGGGTTACTACGCCCGCGTCGACCGGCGATCCGGCCGCGCGGGCGATTTCTTCACCAGCGTCGACCTCGGTCCCGCGTTCGGCTCCCTGCTGGCGTCGCAGCTCGCCGAGATGTGGCGCATCCTGCGGTCCGGATCCGGCGACCCGCGGTTCGACCTGGTCGAGGCCGCCGCCGGCAACGGGCGGCTCGCACGCGACGTGCTCGACGCCGCCGCTGCCGACGACCCTGCCTTCTATCGCGCCATCCGGCTGCACCTGGTCGAACCGAGCCGGGCCGCGCGCGACGCGCAGGCGGCCACGCTCGGCCCCCACGCGGACAAGGTGGCATCGTCGGGCTCCCGCATTCCACCCGCGATCCGCGGAGCCGTCTTCGCGAACGAGCTGCTCGACGCGCTCCCGCCGCATGTGCTGGAAATGACCGCCGGCGGACTCCGGGAGGCATACGTCGACCTCGACCACGCGACCGGCGATTTCGCCGAGCGCCTCGGCCCGCTGTCGGAGGCGAGCCTGCAGCACGTTCGCGACCGGAACATCCGGCTGGAGTCGGGATGGCGAGCCGAGGTCGTACCGGCCGCTGCCGACTGGGTGCGGCGGGCCGTCGACGCCCTCACCCGGGGATTCCTGCTGCTCGTCGACTACGGCCACGAGGCGCGGGAGCTCTACTCCGCGACCCACGCCGCGGGAACGCTGACGACCTACCGGCGGCAGCGCAGCGCAGCCGCCGGCGACGGCGCCGCGCCGCCGTGGCTCGTCGATCCGGGAGAGTGCGACATCACCGCGCACGTCGACCTGACGCTCGTGCGCGACGCGGCCGAGGATGCCGGCGCGCGCACGCTCGGCGTCCTCGACCAGACCTACTTCCTGCTGGGGCTCGGGGCGGTCGAGCGGATGAATCACGCATCGCGCGAATCGCCCGACGGCGGCGTCGCCGCTCTCCGGCGCCGTCTGGCTCTGAAGTCCCTGCTGGTGCCCGGCGGACTCGGCAGCACCCACAAGGTGATGCTCTTCGGCAAGCACGTCGGGACGCCGTCCCTGGCGGGTTGCTCCTATCGCGTCCGCGCAACGTAG